The DNA segment GAGAGCGGACGCTTTTTCGCGTCTATGTAGAAGGACGAAGAACACATAGCAGTCGGCATGGAGCCGGCAAGTCATTACAATGGTGCTTCACGAGGAAGTGTCCCCCGGGCTTACTGAGTATTGATCGAGCGACCCGCCGGGGTCGCATGGACGTTTCGGTCGAGAATACTCCCAGACTGGGATTGATGTGCGATGCACGAAGAATATCGCGACGAAAATATTAAACAACTGCGCGACCAACAGGTCCGTTTCGCTCCTCGAGCTAAAAAGCTTGAACAGGCGATGCGAGCGGAGCAGCTATTGGCTGATCTAGAAGACAGCCGTAGTTACTCTTTTGATTTTGTCTGCTTCCGGATCACCGATTATCGGCCCGAACTGTCGCAGCGACGCAATATCAAAGGAGCCGATCTGAAGTATGACCTTCGTCTATTCGTCGAAGACATGTCTGAAGCTGCAGACATCACGATCGAAGAAGCGAACGAGTCGGTCCATACCGTCGGCGACCTGAGCCGCATGTTCAGTGTATCGACCAAAACCATCAGCCGTTGGCGAGACCAAGGCTTGGTAAGCCGCCGGTTTGTCGTCGGTGGACGCAAACGCGTCGGATTCCTGCAAAGCAGCGTCGAGCGATTTGTTGCCAAAAATGGCGCAAGAATCCGCCGTGGCGAACGCTTCAGCCAATTAAGCGACGAAGAGAAGGGTGAAATCATCGAACGCGCCAGACAGCTGGCCGAATCGGGAGCCAGCCTTTCCGAGGTGACTCGCTGCTTGGCAGAACAGATGCACCGGAGCCCCGAAACGGTCCGCTACACGCTGAAGAATTACGATGCTGAAAACGCCTCCTTGGCGATTTTCCCCAACCATCGTGGGACTTTGACCGAAGAGGACAAGCGTTCGATCTTTCAACAGTTCCATCGCGGTTCGACGGTCAATCAATTGTGCAAACGCTACGGGCGGACTCGCAGTAGCATCACCCGCATCTTGGTTGACGTTCGAGTGGCTCGGACGATGGAGTTGCCGCTGGACTACATGTACAACGAAGACTTCGAGGATGCTTCTCGCGAACCTGAATTCCTAGGTGAAATGCCAGCGCTGGATCCAGCATCCAGACGACAACGCGTTCCTGCAGACCTGCCTCCTTACTTGGCCGCTTTGTACGACGTGCCTCTGCTGAATCGCGAACAGGAATACCACCTGTTTCGCAAGATGAACTACTTGAAGCACAAAGCCAGCCAGCTTCGTGAACAATTGCAGAACAGTGCGGATCGCGCGGCGGTCATGGAACAGATTCATGACCTGTACGAGCAAGCTGTTGCGGTCAAAAACAAGATCGTGCAGTCGAACCTAAGACTGGTCGTTTCCATCGCGAAGCGGCACATGAACAGCACGGACGATTTCTTCGCACTCGTAAGCGATGGCAACATGTCATTGATTCGAGCCGCCGAGAAATTCGATTATGGGCGCGGAAACAAATTCAGCACCTACGCCACTTGGGCGATCATGAAGAATTTCGCACGCACGATTCCTTCGGAATTCAAGCACCGTGATCGATTCCGCACCACCGCGGAAGAGCTGTTCCTGGCTCAAAGCGATAATCGAGGCAATCCGTTCGTCGAAGAATCGACCCAGCGTCAACGTCAACGCGAAGTCGGTCGCATCCTGAATCGCTTGGATGAACGTGAGCAAAAGATCATTAGTGCTCGCTTTGGCCTAGCCAAAGGCAGCGAGCCACTAACGCTGAAAGAAGTTGGACAGGAAATGGGCGTCACCAAAGAGCGAATTCGCCAATTGGAAGCTCGGGCCCTGAACAAACTTCGCGAAGCCGCAAGCGAAGCGAAAATCGACGTCGAACTAGGCAGCTAGAAACTGCCGGCAAGGGACTCCGCCGCACAAGCAAACATTGCTTGCTGCGGCTGGCGAGGAACCGGCCCCATCTACTAGTGGAACGGCACAAGCCGTCCGACCTGCAGCGGTAAAAGCATCTGCGACACCTTCTCCGTCGCAAGCCCGCCCTAAGCAGGAAAACGCAGGCGCCCCGGTAGAAACCTAGGCCTGAAAGCCTGCAGTTTTGGCACACAATTCGCGACGTCTGATTACAGTACATGGTGCAGGGCAATCTGCTCTATTCACCAATCAACGTCCCGTTTCTAACTCTTTCCGAAAGTCCCTAAGTCATGATCCGAACCAAACCCTTCGCGCTAGCGGTCGCCTTCGCCACATGTTTTGCGTTCTCTTCGGCGAGCGCTCAGGATAAACCAGCCCATTCCCACGAGAAAGAGTCCCATCATGGGCACGCGGAAGCGGGGCATCATCACGGTGACCTCCCGACCTTTGGCGTCGCGATCGTGACCCCGACCAAAGGAAACAAGGTCCGCGGAGTTCTTCAGCTGAAGCAAGTCGGAGACGACCTGAAGGTGATGGGCAAGGTCCGTAATTTAACTCCGGGAAAGCACGGATTCCATATCCATGAATTCGGTGATTTTCGCGACGGGGCTAAAGGGACAAGCGCTGGGGGCCACTTTAACCCAGCGGGAGTCGATCATGGCCCGGAGGGTCATGGTCATGTGGGTGACCTGGGCAACATCACAGCAAACGACGAAGGTGTCGCCACAATCAAAACCACTCTTAAAAACACCAAACTGCACTTCGTCCTCGGACGCAGCTTTGTCATTCATGCAGACGCTGATGACCTTAAAAGCCAGCCCAGCGGAAATGCTGGACCTCGAGTCGGCTTGGGCATCATCGGAATCGGAAATGCCGAATACAAACCAGCTGCAAAAAAATAGTCATCGCTAGCTTCCAAACCAAAGGCAAGACCTGGAGCCCCATATGCTTCAGCCTTGCCTTTTTTCGTTGGCAACCAGCGGGATCATCCCAATGCCACCAACCGTGACATCTTTCTAAGCGGAACGGCGCAAGCCGCCCGGAAAAGAAAGGTCCGTGCATTGTCTTCCTAGCGGTGCGGCGCGAGCCGCCCGGCCAATTGCGCGATCCCACGCTTCCAAAAAGGCCGGACGGCTTGCGCCGTGCCGCTAAGAAAGGTCCGTGCACTGTCTTCCTAGCGGTGCGGCGCGAGCCGCCCGGCCAATGGTGCGATCCCCCACTCCCCAAAAAGGCCGGACGGCTTGCGCCGTGCCGCTAAGAAAGTTAGGCGATGCCTTGGCTCCGAATTACTAGGTTCCCGTAAAGGGAACCGGTACCAGGATCGCATGTTGGTGGAACCAAGTTTGCAGGCCGTGGACGTCTAGATACTGCGAGAGAAATACGAACAACATGTAGATCCCTACGATCGCTGGCATCAATCCTCTTGCCATCCATCTTTGAATTCCTGCCCACCATCCTTGTGGCTCTGGTCGATGATTGGAACGACGCGTTGCTAATCCCAGAACGGTTCTTGCTGGCAACATCAGGGCAACAAACATCAGACATGGAAGCCATGTCGCTTCCCTCGGAAGCGTTTCTATTTTTAGCAGGTACAACGGAATCGCTAATCCAAATAGCAGTAGGGCTGCGAAGGTATGGGCCCAGGGTGCTCTCCGATAGGACCTTCTTACGGCAGCCACATTAAACATTTCCGTCAAACGATTTTTCTCGGCAAAGCGAGACTGCAGCAGAGGGACGTACATCAAAACGATTCCCATCGCGACAAACGCCAATGCTCCCAGCACCCCCGCACTTCCACCTTTCCCTTCTCGGTTTGCCACAATCAGCAAAATCGCAGGGACAATGATCCAGACCAAAGTCCCCACCGCCCCCCGGACTCCTAACCAGAACAATCGAGGGACTTCCAGCGAAACAAGCAGGCTCCATAAATCGTCTCGAGCAGCCAGCCATGTCGAGGGACGCCAATAGGTTTTTAGAAAGCGAATAGGCGCGGGCCAAAGGTAATCGCGAAGCCGCCCGCCGCGCATCCATGCCCACGACAAATAAATTCCAGCAGCCCCTACCGCGAACCCGCCCAGCCAACGAAGGGGTAAAGAGGCATTGCTTTCAGGGTCGATCAGGCGAGCGACCTGCGACCAATGAGTCAATAAATGGACGGGCAGGCTGACTAGAAAAATTGCCGCCAATGCGAAACCGATTCGAGTCGCCACATCGCTCCATGGAAAACTATCGCGGAGTTTTTCGCCACGCGAGAGCCTTCCAGAAACCTCCAACATGTAGCCAAAAGTGATCCACTGAAGCGCGGGGATGGCGGCCAAAAGAGCCAGCAGGACAGACAACGAACCGAAGCGAAAGAGCCCCACCGTGGCTCCGGCCACTGCCGTAAAGCTTCTCCGAGGCCAGCTTCTTGCGGCGCCGCGATCGGGTTGCGAGGAAACTAATCTCGCCTGCACAACCGCCTCTTCTCTTGGCACGCTCTCACCGACCTCCGCCGGGGAAGGCTGGACTAAATTGGTTTTTATCGCGTCAATTCGAATCGCCCTCCTCAAAAGAGACACTGCCGTCGGTTTATAGGATCCGTTCGTCGCGAACTAGAGAAGCTTGGCAATGTATTCCGAAAAAATCAATTCTTCCGAAAAGTTCGCTCAGGATTCTTAAACCGATAGCCGATTTTAGACTACTGCGGGGGGGCCCGTGTATGCTCGCCGGTACGCACCAGGCCATTCAAGCCATGGTGCGTACCGGCGTACTTGAGTGCAATGAAATCTCAAAACGCACCTTTCTTTTTATTCATCCGTATCTGCATTGCTGCCGGAATTTTCGGGGCAACGGGATGCGTTGGCTTGAACATTCCTAGCGTGCGTTATCACGAAACGCCCGATCCGGGACCTCGGACTTTA comes from the Roseimaritima multifibrata genome and includes:
- a CDS encoding DUF4013 domain-containing protein; this translates as MSVLLALLAAIPALQWITFGYMLEVSGRLSRGEKLRDSFPWSDVATRIGFALAAIFLVSLPVHLLTHWSQVARLIDPESNASLPLRWLGGFAVGAAGIYLSWAWMRGGRLRDYLWPAPIRFLKTYWRPSTWLAARDDLWSLLVSLEVPRLFWLGVRGAVGTLVWIIVPAILLIVANREGKGGSAGVLGALAFVAMGIVLMYVPLLQSRFAEKNRLTEMFNVAAVRRSYRRAPWAHTFAALLLFGLAIPLYLLKIETLPREATWLPCLMFVALMLPARTVLGLATRRSNHRPEPQGWWAGIQRWMARGLMPAIVGIYMLFVFLSQYLDVHGLQTWFHQHAILVPVPFTGT
- a CDS encoding superoxide dismutase family protein, with protein sequence MIRTKPFALAVAFATCFAFSSASAQDKPAHSHEKESHHGHAEAGHHHGDLPTFGVAIVTPTKGNKVRGVLQLKQVGDDLKVMGKVRNLTPGKHGFHIHEFGDFRDGAKGTSAGGHFNPAGVDHGPEGHGHVGDLGNITANDEGVATIKTTLKNTKLHFVLGRSFVIHADADDLKSQPSGNAGPRVGLGIIGIGNAEYKPAAKK
- a CDS encoding sigma-70 family RNA polymerase sigma factor — translated: MHEEYRDENIKQLRDQQVRFAPRAKKLEQAMRAEQLLADLEDSRSYSFDFVCFRITDYRPELSQRRNIKGADLKYDLRLFVEDMSEAADITIEEANESVHTVGDLSRMFSVSTKTISRWRDQGLVSRRFVVGGRKRVGFLQSSVERFVAKNGARIRRGERFSQLSDEEKGEIIERARQLAESGASLSEVTRCLAEQMHRSPETVRYTLKNYDAENASLAIFPNHRGTLTEEDKRSIFQQFHRGSTVNQLCKRYGRTRSSITRILVDVRVARTMELPLDYMYNEDFEDASREPEFLGEMPALDPASRRQRVPADLPPYLAALYDVPLLNREQEYHLFRKMNYLKHKASQLREQLQNSADRAAVMEQIHDLYEQAVAVKNKIVQSNLRLVVSIAKRHMNSTDDFFALVSDGNMSLIRAAEKFDYGRGNKFSTYATWAIMKNFARTIPSEFKHRDRFRTTAEELFLAQSDNRGNPFVEESTQRQRQREVGRILNRLDEREQKIISARFGLAKGSEPLTLKEVGQEMGVTKERIRQLEARALNKLREAASEAKIDVELGS